GAGGACGCCTGCAGTGGTGTCCGCAGTCTGCAATCCGCCTTGATGGCCACGTTGTTTGTGAGCCACCTGGCTTTTCGTGGTTGGTGCTCACGGTTGCTCCTGGTCGGAGCCGGCTGTGGACTTGCCCTGGCCACCAATTTGGGACGCTCCGTCTGGCTCAGTGTCGTGGCCCATCGCCGGGGGCCTGAAGCCGTGGACCGGCTTCATGACCCGGCGGGCTGGCTCATTCTACTCTGCACACTTTCCGGTGTGCTCCTCGCGGTGTGGGCGTGCCGACGGATGGAATCCTATCTGCCGCAAGGAACACGACCGGTGGGATCCATCCCGCATGCCCCCTAGATCCAAGTGAAAGGCGCCATTTCAAAAACCTTCCGACGCATCCTGGTCCTGGCGGTTGCGGACGTCACCGCCATTGTGTTCAGTTTATGGATCGCTTACCAACTTCGATTTGATTTTCAGATTCTCGCCTCTGAACAAGTGCGAATGTGGCCTGTGATCGGATGGGTCCTGCCGCTCAAGATCGTTCTCTTGATCTTTTTCAGGCAATTCGATGGATTGCTGGGCTATTTCGGTCTGCCCGATTTGAAGCGACTTCTTGCTTACTCGGTTTGCTCTTCCGGATTAGTCGCCTTGGTTTGGTTTGCAACCGGCGGACTGTGCGCACCTCCCCGCTCCGTCATCCTTGTCGATTTTCTCATTGCCATGATGCTCATGGGAGGTGGACGGTTGGGCCTGCGAGTCCTGCGTGAGCGATACCTCGCGCCGGAAGCCCGCCATAGCGGGAGGGTAAAGAGAGTCGCGATCGTGGGAGCAGGCGATGTCGGTT
The nucleotide sequence above comes from Verrucomicrobiota bacterium. Encoded proteins:
- a CDS encoding exosortase/archaeosortase family protein, translating into EDACSGVRSLQSALMATLFVSHLAFRGWCSRLLLVGAGCGLALATNLGRSVWLSVVAHRRGPEAVDRLHDPAGWLILLCTLSGVLLAVWACRRMESYLPQGTRPVGSIPHAP